The stretch of DNA ATAGCGCAGTCGCCAAACGCCGGTGCCCATAGCGGTATGTAAATATCATTAGGTGGGGTGTTTTAATGCGTATCTCTGTAGCCAGTGGAAAAGGTGGCACCGGCAAAACGCTGGTGGCCACCAACCTGGTCCGTTCTATTAAAGAGTATCCTGTTCGGCTATTGGACTGTGATGTGGAAGAGCCCAACGCCCATTTGTTTATCAAGGGTGATAGGCTGAAGGAAAGTAAGGTATATGCTTCAATTCCCGGGGTGAAGGAAGAACTGTGCCTCTATTGCGGCACCTGTGCCGAGGTCTGTGCCTTTAATGCCATAGCGGTCTTTGATAAGGCGGTGGTAACCTTTGAGGACCTATGCCATAATTGCGGTGCCTGTTGGCATCTTTGCCCCCATCAATGTATAGAACCGGTGCCAAGGGAAATCGGTGTTGTGGAAGAAAGCAAGTTAAATAACATTACTTTGGTAACCGGCAGATTAAAGGTGGGCAGCCACATCAGCCCGCCGCTGATTAAGGCTGTTAAAGCCCGGTGCAGTGACCATGCCGTTAATATCCTTGACGGGCCACCGGGAAGCTCTTGCCCGGCCATGGAGGCGGTGGAGGGGTCAGATTATTGTGTGCTGGTGACAGAGCCAACCCCCTTCGGCCTGAACGATTTAAGGCTGGCTTTAGAAATGTTGAAGGAGCTTAATGTTCCCTGCGGGGTGGTCATTAATCGGGACGGTCCCGACAGTGATCTTATTGATGGCTTTTGCAGCCGGCATGGCATCAAGGTATTAATGCGGATTCCCCTTAGTGTTGATATCGCCAAGAGTTACGCCCGTGGAGCCCTGCCGGCGGATGAAGAAGCCCACTGGCAGCAGGCATTTAACAATCTATACAAGGCCATTGCAGAGGAGGTGCATCTCCTTGAAAGAAGTCACAGTGGTTAGCGGAAAAGGGGGCACGGGTAAAACCAGCATTACAGCGGCCTTGGCCACATTGGTTTCAAATGCTGTAATTTGTGATTGTGACGTGGATGCCGCAAATTTGCACCTAATGCTAAAGCCCAAGGTACATAAGACCGCTGAATTTATCGGTTCGCAAAAGGCGGTAATTAACAGTGAAAGGTGTGATCGGTGCGGCACCTGTGCACAGCTGTGTAAATTTGATGCCATTGTGGATTACAGTGTAAAAACACTGGCCTGCGAGGGCTGTAAATTGTGCTATCATGTATGTCCCCGGGGGGCGGTGGAAATGGTTGATCATCTTTCCGGTCACTGGTATATTTCGGAAACCGCCTATGGGCCCTTTGTGCATGCTAAACTGGGCATGGCCGAGGGCAATTCCGGCCTACTGGTGGCCCAGGTGCGAAAGGCTGCCAGAGAGTTGGCAGAGGAGAAAAAGGCATCGCTGATTCTCACCGACGGCCCGCCCGGTATAGGTTGCCCTGTAATATCTTCCCTGGCCGGGACTGACCTGGCCCTGGTGGTCACTGAGCCCACCCAGTCGGGTATACATGATTTAAAAAGAATATGTGACTTGGCCGGCAATTTTGATTGTCGCCTTGGGGTGTGTATCAACAAGGCCGATCTCAGTGAAGATAATAGTAATGCCATTGCAGAAGTTGCCCAAAACTTAGGGGTACCGGTTTTGGCACGCCTGCCCTATGAAAAACTTATGCATGATGCAGTGATTAAAGGAAAACCGGTGACAGAACTGCCTGACGGTGCTGTACAAGAGCAAATAAAGAAGCTGTGGCATGGGGTAGAGCGTATTATAAAAAACATAAGCTAGGAGGAAGAGAACATGAAAATTGCTATGCCTATTAAAGAGGGAAAAATTAACCCGCACTTTGGGACCACCAGAGAGTTTGCAATTTTGCAATTGGAAGAAGGCAAGGTGGTAGACAAAAAGATTATTTCGGCGGAAGGCTTACAGCATAACCATGGTGGCTTAGCCGGATTAATTAAAAATGAAGGTGTGGACGTGGCCATTATGGGCGGCATTGGCGGGCATATGTTAGAAGCGCTGCAGCAGATGGGCGTAAAAGTTGTTAATGGTGCGGCCGGTGAAGTGGTAGAGGTGGCAGAGGCATATGCCGCCGGTACTTTACAAACTAAGCCGGTGGTATGCGGCTGCGGCGGCCATCACGGACACTAGGAAGTTAAAATTTAATACTTATTTTTAGAAGGGGCCCAATTATTGGGTCCCTTAATTCCTTTCAATCAATGCTTCTTTCGCAGGATATATCATTCTTTTGTTGAATGATTTTTTATGAGGTGATCTAAATGAATACCTTTCCAAAACTTCAGGAGCGTATGGCCGAAGTGGGGGAAGCTGTGCAGTTTCAGCCCGGGCAAAAAATCATTAACCAGCACCAGTCGGCCAATTATTTTTTTGTCATCAAAGCCGGCACTGTGGAAATGTTAAATGAAGAAGCCGAAAAAATACATATTAAATACCTTTCCCAGGGCCAGTGTTTTGGGGAAGTGGAATGTCTGACGGGGGAACCTTACCCCTACTCTGCGGTGGCAGCCAATGAGGTGGACCTATACCGGGCCCCCAGAGATACCTTAATACAACTAACGGCGGAGCTTCCCGAATTCAACAGCTATATTATTAATTCCCTCTGCCAAAAAATAAATATATTCAAGCAGGGCCGTCAGCCCATATCTGTTAGTCAACAAAATAACGGGCTTTTGGACCCGGAACAATTAATTTGTAACAGTGCAGCAATGCGGGCCATAAAAGACAGAGCAGAGTTTCATAAGGAATCCGGCCATCATTTGTTGATAATAGGTGAGAGGGGTGTGGGAAAAAGATTTTTAGCCCGGCACATTCAGCAGGGCAGTGGTTTAGATCCTTTAGTGGAAGTGGAGGCAATGGACCACGGCAGCCTGCTGCAAACAGTTAATGCCGCCCAGGGCGGCACTGTGATTATTCACCGGCCGGAGCTGCTGCCATATAACCTGGCTTACCAATTGGCTGAGGCGGTAGAACTCCAGTCTAAAAAACAAAAGCCGCCCCGGTTTATTCTAAGCTGCCGCCGGGTTAATGCCGCAGTGGATTTAGTTCGCAAGAAGTTGGTTGGCAACGTAACCTACATAGAGATGCCGACCTTGAGGGAACGGAGCGAGGATATACCACAACTTGCAGCCATGTTCCTAAAGCACTATGCCTTAAAGCATAACTTGCGGGTATACTACTTTTCCGACGCTGCCATAAATAAACTGTGCCGCTACAGCTATCTGGACGGCAATGTTGAGCAGCTGGCTAAAATAGTGGAGCGCGCGGTGATACTGTCCAGGGAACCGGTGGTAAGTGAGCAGGATATTGTTTTTAAGGCCCAAACCATTAGAACCACAGAACGGCCCAAAATTGGGTTGGCATTGGGGGCAGGTGCAGTGAGGGGTGTGGCCCACATTGGCGTGGCCAAGGTGCTGTATAAACACAACATACCCATCGACATGATTGCCGGCACCAGCGCCGGGGCGCTGGTGGGCAGTTGTTTAGCTGCAGGGGTGGAACCGGAGAAACTGGAAAAAATAGTGGAAAACATGAGCTGGTCTCGCATAGCCAGCCCACTGTGGCCCAAAAGATCGCTACTGGATAACATCAAATTGGGACAGTACCTAGAGCGGGTTATTGGAAAAAAAGAATTCTGCCAGCTTAACATTCCATTTGTGGCGGTGGCCACGGATGCCTATACCGGGGAAGAGGTGGTGCTTAGTTACGGCAAGGTTTCAGATGCGGTAAGAGCATCCACCGCCATACCGGTGATTTTTAAACCGGTGGAGCTTTACGGGCGTACACTGATGGACGGTGCCCCGGCAAACATGGTTCCGGCCAGCGTATGCAAATCCATGGGGGCAGACATAGTGATAGCGGTATCGGTTAACGACTTTTCCTTTGAAAGCGGGCCGCCGAAAAATATCTACATGTCCGTGCTGCACTACATGGATATGATTATGAAAAAACAGGTGCTGGAAGCAGAGGGTCAGTGGGCAGATGTGTTGGTAAAAGTCAGCAAACCGGGCTTAAGCGGTTACAATTTCAAAGAAGCAAAACAATACATTGAGGCCGGCCAAGAGGCGGCCGAACAGGCAATACCAAGAATTAAAGAACTAATTAACGCCTGGCAGAGATGATTGGCAAGAAAGGGAGTGGATTTTATAGCCGGATTAAGACAAGCCGGGCGGTTAATCAATATCATAATCATACAGGCGGTATTGTTTCATAATGGAAATTAACTTTTGCCCATAGCGGGGATCGGTGGCGTAGCCGCATTTATATAATTGGTGGGCCGCCTCGTCGGCGGTGGCTGCCTCCCGAAAGGGCTTATAGCGGTCCAACATTAATATTCTCTCGTTATCAGCGATAGATTCTTCATAATTGTGGTAACAACGGAACTTAGCCATTTGCTTTACCTTTTTACCTTTAATAAATTCCTCGTGGGGGCACTCAACATAACCGGCCGGCCCTTCGCCCTTTATACCAAACAAATTATAGCTGTATTTTTTTGTCTTCATGTCCTGCGGTACCGTTTTACCCCAACCGCTTTCCAGGGCAGCCTGGGCAATGGTGCAGCTGGCATAAATGCCTGTTCTTTTGTACCGTTCCTGGGCTGCCGGCGCGATTTTCTTAATAAATTCATGAGGATGCAACAAGGTATCACCTTCCTTAAATTGTGCTCTTATACACTATGCTCCGGCATAAAAAGTGGTTACCAATGGCTGCTAAAAACTCTCCTTGTTTACCCAATCGATAAGATCTTTAAAAGTGGTATAGGGTATGGCGGGTACCTTATTTTGCCGGCAGTACTTTAACAAAGCATCCTTGGCAAAAACCACATCGGCATAATGGCAAACACACATATCTGAATATGAGTCCCCCACATAAATGTTTTGATGCCCTTGTTTTTTAAGCCGCTTGTACAATACTTTTTTACAGGTGCCACACTTGCCGCAGCGGGGATTAAAGTGAGTACATTCAATAGAAAACCGGTCAGCCTCGCACAACATTTTATTGGCAAATACAGGCAGGTCGGTTAAGCCATGCCTTTGCAGTATATAATCAATCAACAGGCGGTAGCCGTCACTGATAATGTATAGGGGATAATTATTTGCTTTGCACAGTGCCACAAAATCCACAAAATAGTCGTCGAGCTCGATGGTGTTAAGAAAGGGATAAAGGTCATCAAGGGTGGCGTCAAACAAGGCAAAGGTTTGCTCTGCACAATCTTTGGTGGAGAGCTCCCCCCTTTGCCAGCGGCGGTTTAACTCCTTCCAGCCATCATTGCGGCTGAACTTAACCACCATGGATGCCACCACGTCTTCTTTTGTTACAGTGCCGTCAAAGTCTAAAAAAAACACCCTGCTCATTACTTCCCCTTCTTTATTTAAAATAATCTGGCAGTCAATATCATAACCCATGGTTATACTAACTTACAACCCTGCCGTATTGCACAAGCAAATAGGTGTGTCAGTATTTTGGACAGGCAAATTATAAAAATAGTACAAAAATACCTCTGACACCTGAAGGAACATTTGCTTATTCTGTAGAATACTAATAACTTATCGGAATATATAAACCTATAATATATTAGGAGTGAAATTAAATGGACATCTACGTCGAACCAATTGAAGAAGAACAATTAAAACCCTTATTTACCGATCCAAAGCAGCTGGGTTTTGGCAGTATTTTTACTGACCGCATGTTTACCATGAAGTATAGCAAAGATAAGGGCTGGCATGATGCGAAAATTGAAAAATATAAGCCCTTTTCTTTAGATCCGGCGGCCTGTGTGCTCCACTATTCCCAGGAAATTTTTGAGGGGCTAAAGGCCTACCTTTCAGAAGACGGCAAGGTGCTAATGTTTCGGCCGGAGCAAAACGCCCGCCGTATGAACCGCAGTGCTAAGCGACTATGTATGCCGGAGATTCCCGAAGAATATTTCCTCCAAGGCATGAAAGAGTTGGTGCTGATGGAAAGGCGCTGGATACCCGATGCCCCGGGTACGTCACTTTATATACGTCCCACCCTGCTGGGGGTAGAGCCCTTTTTAGGGGTAAATCCGTCGGCTGAATACTTGTTTTATATCATTCTTTCACCGGTGGGGCCTTACTTTAAGGCAGGCTTTAACCCGGTGAGCATTTATGTGGAAGACAAGCTGGTCAGGGCGGTGGTAGGCGGTGTAGGTGATGTAAAAACCGGCGGAAACTATGCTGCCAGCTTAATGGCCGGTTTAAAGGCCCAGGAAAAAGGTTTTTCCCAGGTACTGTGGCTGGATGCCAAAGAGCAAAGATACATTGAAGAAGTTGGCGCAATGAACATCTTTTTTGTATACCAAGACAAGCTTGTTACCCCACCGCTGACCGGATCGATCTTGCCCGGCATTACCAGGGCATCCATCATTGAAATGGCCAGGGATTTAGGATACCAAGTGGAAGAAAGCCCCATCACCATAGATGAAGCCATCGAAGGCATAACAGAGGGTAGAATTAAAGAGGTATTTGGTTCCGGCACGGCGGCTGTGATTTCCCCGGTGGGTTCACTGTACTATAAAGACAAGAACTATGTTGTAAATAACAATGAGGTTGGCCAAATAACCCGCACCCTTTATAATGGACTGGTGGATATACAGTATGGCAGGGCCGAAGATAAATATGGCTGGGTACATGTATTGGGAAGAAAATAAGTTATATTTTTCTACATTACTAAGGCGCCTGTACCAAGCGCCTTTTTTATTTAGCAATTTGCCAATTTGGTTATAATAATAGTTGAAAATTGTTGTTTATTATGATTAACTGTTAATATTAGCATATTATCGATTGTTTTGGAGGGAACTTTATTGAATTTGCCGGAGCTGCGTATTGGACCTTTGGCGCCTAAATATCCTATAGTACAGGGTGGCATGGCGGTGCGAGTGTCCACATCTTCCTTGGCCGGGGCGGTGGCCAGGGCCGGGGGCATTGGTGTGATTGGGGCCACCGGGATGGATGCCCATGAGTTAAAGAGCGAAATAAAGAAGGCCCGTGCCCTTGCCAATGGGGGAATAATTGGTGTTAACGTCATGTATGCCTCTGCCCAGTTTGCCCAGCTGGTGCAAGCTGCCATTGAGGCAGCCATTGATCTTATATTTACCGGTGCCGGTTTTTCCCGTGATATCTTCCGCTGGGCCAAAGAGTCCGGGGTGCCAATCGTATCCATTGTATCATCGGCCAAGGCTGCCAGGGTTGCTGAGAGATACGGGGCCGCCGCTGTGGTGGCCGAGGGCACCGAGGCCGGCGGGCATTTGGGCACAGATCTGTCGGTAAAAGAAGTGGTGCCTGAAGTTGTAAAGGCGGTTAAGATACCGGTAATTGCTGCCGGGGGAATAGTAACGGGACAAGATATGGCCGATATGGTTAAACTGGGGGCCAGCGGTGTGCAAATGGCCACCCGCTTTGTGCTCAGCGAAGAGTGTTCGGTTGCAGACGAGTTCAAACAAATGTACCTTAATGCAAGTAAAGATGATGTGGTCTTGATAAAAAGCCCGGTAGGCATGCCTGGCAGGGCATTGAAAAATGAGTTTTATAACAACATACAAAGGGGCCAAGCACCGGAACCTGAAGAATGCTTTGCTTGTTTAAAAAACTGTTCCCAGGAGTATTGTATTTTAAAGGCCCTCACCAACACAAGGGACGGCATGGTGCATCAAGGGGTTGTTTTTGCCGGGCAAAATGTTTATAAAATAAAAGACATATTACCGGTACAAGCCATATTTGATAGATTGCTGAAGGAATACCGGGCAGCTAACTGAGGACGCTAAAGGCGTCCTTTTTTCATTATCCGGATCACAGCAGGCTTGTTCGCCTATCATTTCAGCCAAATGGTTCTATACGGGCCCGAATGGTTATTATTTGCTTGTAAATGGGTGTATACAGGTATACACAAGATTAATTGTCATTGGGGGGCCAAATAAGTTAATTCAGCGGCGATTTATTACGCAAATGTGTTTTACTGTGTATTATATTGTATAACACATTGATTATTTTTAAGGAGGCAAATACAATGAATGCTAAAGCAACAGATGCAAATTTGCTGGAGGCCTTCTTTGAGGAGAGGGTATTTAACCCCAGTTCGGAATTTGTAGAACAAGCAAATATAACCGATGCCCGTATATATCAAGATGCCAGTGAAGATTATTTAAATTACTGGGCCCAGGAAGCGGAAAGGCTTGACTGGTTCAACAAGTGGGATCAGATATTGGAGTGGAACCATCCCTTTGCTAAATGGTTTACCGGTGGGAAAATAAATGTATCCTATAACTGTATTGACCGCCACCTAAAAGAACGCAAAAACAAGGCGGCCATTATATTTGAAGGTGAACCCGGCGACTCGCGGATTTTAACCTACCAGGATCTATACCGTGAGGTAACTAAATTTGCCAACGTGCTAAAGGACTTAGGGGTAAAGAAAGGCGACCGTGTATGTATGTACATGCCTATGATACCCGAGCTGCCCATTGCAATGCTGGCCTGTGCACGTATCGGAGCGGTGCACAGTGTTGTTTTCGGCGGTTATGCGCCGGAATCCATAAGGGACAGGGTCAACGATGCCGGAGCCAAAATAGTGATTACCACCGATGGCGGCTACCGCCGCGGTAAGCAATTACCTTTGAAAAAGAATGTAGATACTGCCTTGGATTCTTGCCCCAATGTTGAAAAGGTAATTGTGGTTAAGCGCACCGGCGGTGAGGTAAATATGGTGGAGGGCAGAGACCTGTGGTACCACCAGCTGATGGAAAATGCACCCATTGGATGCCCCGCCGAGCCGATGGATGCAGAGGATATGCTTTTTATACTATATACCAGCGGCACCACTGGAAAACCTAAAGGGGTGGTACATAGTACCGGCGGTTACTTGGTGGGCGCCAGCTCCACCTATAGATATGTGTTTGATATAAAAGAAAACGATATTTACTGGTGTACCGCAGATATCGGTTGGATTACCGGACACAGCTATATTGTTTACGGACCGCTGTCCAACGGTGCAACCACAGTGATGTATGAGGGATCACCGGATTTTCCTGCCCAGGATCGTTTTTGGGCCGTTGTAGAAAAGTATGCCATAACAATACTTTACACTGCACCCACTGCCATTAGATTATTTATGAAGTGGGGAGAAGAGTGGCCGGCAGGCCGTGATTTATCCAGTTTAAGGCTTTTAGGTTCTGTGGGCGAGCCCATCAACCCGGAAGCCTGGATGTGGTATCATAAAAATATCGGCGGCGGACGCTGCCCCATTGTGGACACCTGGTGGCAGACCGAAACCGGTCAAATACTGATTAGTCCCCTGCCGGGCATTACGCCAGCCAAGCCGGGTTCGGCAACGCTGCCGCTTCCCGGTATTGAGGTGGACGTTGTGGATGCCCAGGGATTTTCGGTGCCCAACGGCCAAAGCGGCTTTTTGGTAATTAAAAAGCCTTGGCCCGCCATGCTCCGCACCGTTTATAATGACCCACAGCGTTATATAGATCAGTACTGGAGCCGTTTTGAGGGAGTTTATTTCACAGGGGACGGTGCCAGACGGGATAAAGACGGTTATATTTGGATAATGGGTCGTGTGGACGACGTAATTAACGTATCCGGTCACCGCATTGGCACCATGGAAGTAGAAAGTGCCCTGGTTGAGCACCCTGCGGTGGCTGAAGCAGCGGTAATAGGTAAGGATCACCAACTGAAGGGGCAGGCGGTTTCGGCCTTTGTTACCCTAAAGGATAATGTTACCTATGATGAACAACTGGTTAACGAGTTAAAGGCCTATGTGGCTAAAAAAATAGGTGGTTTGGCCCGACCCGACGATATCTTCTTCACAGCGGAACTGCCTAAAACCCGCAGTGGAAAAATTATGAGAAGGCTGTTGCGGGACATTGCAGAGGGCCGTGCATTGGGTGACACCTCCGCCCTGGCTAACCCAGACGTGGTGTCCGGTCTAAAAGAAAAATATGCAGAATAAAACCACAAGTCTTAACTGTATAGGAAAATCCGAGGCTAAGCCTCGGATTTTCTAACTATCGGGCAGTGTATACATATGCCGCTTTATTATTATGTAAAGGAAAATAGTTTTTAATGTAGAATAGTAAAATTGAGAAAATTGTGTCTGTTTCTTAATATATATAACGGAGGGTATATTTTTGCAGTTTAAAAACAAGGTGCCAAAGGAAATATTTTGGATATTTTTAATGATGCAACTGATTATGCTGGCAGTGGCACTGATAGTTACCCGGCGTTGGGAGCTGACTTTAATTATAGTGTTGGGCAATGCCCTATTAGTGTATTTGGTGATACTTTATCCCCACTTTAACCGCTTATCACGGGTTAGGATAGATTCCAAATCCTTCGATCGCAGTTTGCAGATTGCTAACGTCACCTTGCCTTTTTTACGCCGGGGCCTAAATCAGGAAACAGCCCAACAGACAGCGGAAATTATTCAGGAGATCAGTGATGTGCCGGCGGTGGCATTGACTGACCGCCAGCAGGTGTTATCTTTTATTGGTGCCGGTTGTGAGCGGCATCCACCCGGTGGATCTATTATTACCAATGCCACCAAGGAGGTTATTGCTTCCGGCAGGCTGAAAATAGTAGAGAAAAAACAAGATTTTAACTGCCCTTACCAAGACCAATGTGACTGCCCCTTGGAATCTGCAGTTATTGCACCGCTAATATGCAAAGGAGAGGTAATGGGCACCATTAAATTGTACCAGACTAAGGAAGGTGAAGTGCCCACCAATTTGGTTAAACTGGCGGTGGGCATTGCTCAGTTGTTGGGGGTACAGATGGAATTGGCAGAGCTGGATCGGCAGACACAGCTGGTGACAAAGGCCGAGTTGGATGCACTGCAGGCACAAATTAACCCCCACTTTCTGTTTAATACCTTAAATACCATTAGTATGTTTATACGCACCGATCCCGAAACTGCCAGGCGGCTATTACAAAGGTTGGCGGCTTTTTTCCGCCATTCACTAAAACGCCGCGGGCACCTGGTAACCTTTGAGGAGGAGCTGGAATACCTGCACCACTATCTGGTTTTGGAAAAGGCCCGTTTCCGGGAAAAACTGCGGATTAAAAAGGAAATAGACAGTGAGGTGCTGAAGTATAAAATTCCGGTGCTGACCTTACAGCCGCTGGTGGAAAACTCCATTCGCCACGGCATTACGCCCAAGGTGGAGGAGGGTACCGTAAAACTGACAGCCAAAATATCCGATGGCGAAATACACATTGCCGTTCACGATGACGGGGTGGGGATTCAGCCCGAAATGTTGTCTAAGGTACTGAAGCCCGGATTTGGTTCCGGCAGCGGGGTCGGTTTAAGTAATGTTCATGAAAGATTAAAAATATTATTTGGTGAGGAGTACGGTATTACCATAACCAGTACACCCGGCAAAGGAACTTCGGTATTTGTACGAATACCCTTACTGCTTGAAATATCTGAGAAAGGGGGAGAAGTCAATGAAATTGAGAGCGTTAATAGTCGATGACGAATACCCCGCTCGGCAGGAACTGCGCTATCTCTTAAGTGGATTTGACAATGTTGAAATTGTGGGTGAAGCCACAAATGCCAATGAGGCATTGGCACTAATAAAGGCTTTGGACTATCACCTGCTGTTTTTAGATATTTCCATGCCCGGAATGAATGGATTGGAGTTGGGAGAGGTAATACAGCAATTGCCCAAACGTCCCCAGGTGATATTTGTCAGTGCCTACGATGAACATGCTTTAAAGGCCTTTGAGGTTAATGCGGTGGACTATATATTAAAGCCGGTGGAGGAACAGCGGTTGCGCAGGGCGGTGGAAAAGGTATGGAAGGCATGTCAGGATTGTGATCAGGACGGCAGTGCCCGGCAGGGGAATGCAGTGGCGGAGAGGAAAAAGTCTAACACCGGTAAAGAAATAAAAATTGATCGCATACCGGCTGAGAAAATGGGCAAAACAATGCTGGTGGACATGGCGGACATTTTCTATGCCTTTACTGAAAAGGATTATGTATATATCAAAACCAACAATGACAAACTGCTCACTAAGTTTACCTTGAAAGAGTTAGAGGCCAGGCTTAATCCGGCCATGTTTTTTAGAACCCATCGCTGTTATTTGGTAAATTTGCATAAGGTAAAGGAAATTATACCTTTTTTTAACGGGACCTACAACCTCCTGTTGGAAGATGAATCCTGCAGTGAAGTGCCCGTTTCCAGGGCCCAGGCTAAGAAGCTAAGAAAGATATTAGGCTTTTGACGGAACAGGATAAATATATTTAACAATAAAAAAACCCCCTGGGATATTGACTTTGCCTATCCCAGGGGATACTTTTTATTAGAGTAGGATATTTTTTCTGACAAGGGAATGATGAATTCATTGTTAACGGGTGTTGGTACAGATATTATTGAGATTGAACGTATAGCCGGTGCTGCTAAAAACCCTCGATTTTTAGAGCGAA from Desulfofalx alkaliphila DSM 12257 encodes:
- a CDS encoding histidine kinase, with protein sequence MLAVALIVTRRWELTLIIVLGNALLVYLVILYPHFNRLSRVRIDSKSFDRSLQIANVTLPFLRRGLNQETAQQTAEIIQEISDVPAVALTDRQQVLSFIGAGCERHPPGGSIITNATKEVIASGRLKIVEKKQDFNCPYQDQCDCPLESAVIAPLICKGEVMGTIKLYQTKEGEVPTNLVKLAVGIAQLLGVQMELAELDRQTQLVTKAELDALQAQINPHFLFNTLNTISMFIRTDPETARRLLQRLAAFFRHSLKRRGHLVTFEEELEYLHHYLVLEKARFREKLRIKKEIDSEVLKYKIPVLTLQPLVENSIRHGITPKVEEGTVKLTAKISDGEIHIAVHDDGVGIQPEMLSKVLKPGFGSGSGVGLSNVHERLKILFGEEYGITITSTPGKGTSVFVRIPLLLEISEKGGEVNEIESVNSR
- a CDS encoding LytR/AlgR family response regulator transcription factor codes for the protein MKLRALIVDDEYPARQELRYLLSGFDNVEIVGEATNANEALALIKALDYHLLFLDISMPGMNGLELGEVIQQLPKRPQVIFVSAYDEHALKAFEVNAVDYILKPVEEQRLRRAVEKVWKACQDCDQDGSARQGNAVAERKKSNTGKEIKIDRIPAEKMGKTMLVDMADIFYAFTEKDYVYIKTNNDKLLTKFTLKELEARLNPAMFFRTHRCYLVNLHKVKEIIPFFNGTYNLLLEDESCSEVPVSRAQAKKLRKILGF